CGAGGCCGCCGCACCAGATGCCGTTGCGCGCGCCCAGGCTGCCGTCGGCGTTGACGTTGAACTTGGGCACCACGAACAGCGAGATGCCCTTGCTGCCTTCGGGCGCGCCGGGCAGGCGGGCCAGCACCAGGTGCACGATGTTGGCGGCCAGGTCGTGTTCGCCGGCCGAGATGAAGATCTTGTTGCCGGTGATCGCGTAGCTGCCGTCAGCCAGCGGCTCCGCCTTGGTGCGCAGCAGGCCGAGGTCGGTGCCGCAGTGCGGCTCGGTCAGGCACATGCTGCCGGTCCATTCGCCGCTGGTCAGGCGCGGCAGGTAGGTGGCCTGCTGCTCGGGGGTGCCGTGGGCGTGCAGCGCCTCGTAGGCGCCGTGCGACAGGCCGGGATACATCGTCCAGGCCTGGTTGGCGCTGTTGAGCATCTCGTAGAAACACTGGTTCACGACCTGCGGCAGGCCCTGGCCGCCGTAGGCCGGATCGCAGCTCAGCGAGGCCCAGCCGCCTTCGACATATTGCGCATAGGCCTGCTTGTAGCCCGCCGGCGCACGCACGGCGTGGGTCGCCGGGTCGCGCGTGCAGCCTTCGGCATCGCCGCTCTGGTTGAGCGGGAACACCACGCCGGCGGCGAACTTGCCGCCCTCCTCCAGCACCGCGTTGACGGTGTCGACGTCGACCTCGGCGTGCGCCGGCATGGCCTTGAAGGCGGTGGTGACGTCGATCAGCTCGTGCAGCACGAACTGCATGTCGCGCAACGGCGGGGTGTACTGGGGCATGTCGTCTCCTGAACGTGGGGCGGCGCGTCGGCGCGCCTGCGTAACGGTGAAAGGATCGGAAAAGTGGCGCTGCGCCGCGCTCAGCGCGAGCCGTCCGCGGGGGCGACGGCATAGCGCGCGAGCATGTGCTCGAAGCCGCGGCGCGCCCGTTCGACCGCACCGGGCTCGCGCAGGAAGCGGGCATCGTGGTGCAGGGCGAGGATCAGGCCGTGCATCTCGAACGCCATCTGCCGGGCATCGGTATCGGGGCGCAGATCGCCGACCTCGCGGGCGATCTCGATCGCCCGGTGCAGCGCGGCGTGCCAGGTGCGGACCATGTCGGCCAGCGCGTCGCGCACCGGTCCGGGCCGGTCGTCGAACTCGACCGCGCCGCTGATGTAGATGCAGCCCGAGTCGATCTCGACCGTGACGCGCCGGATCCAGCGGTCGAACATCGCCACCAGCCGGCCCAGGCCACGCGGCTCGCGGATGGCGGGGTAGAAGATCTCTTCTTCGAAGCGGTTGTGATACTCGCGGATCACCGAGATCTGCAGCTCCTCGCGCGAGCCGAAATGGGCGAACACGCCCGACTTGCTCATGCCCGTGACCTCGGCCAGCGCGCCGATCGACAGGCCTTCGAGCCCTTTCTGCGACGACAGGGCCAAGGCGGCATCCAGGATCGAGGCGCGGGTCTGCTGGCCCTTCTGGGCGGAACGGGCGCCGGCGCGGGATTTGCGCTGCTCAAGGCTGGTGGAGGTCACGAAGTTCCGATTGATCGAACGATCGTGCTATTTTGTCCGACTTGTCGCAAGTCACAAGTCCTGGCGATCGTCTTTTTCTAGAGTCCGACCCCTAGTCAGATATGAGCCTTGTACCCACAAGGGTCACGAAAATGACACCTTGAGGGCTCAGGCTCGCATGATCTATGCTAGGCATGGGAACTGCCATGGACGTGCTTCAACTCGATGTTTCGGGTCGACCCCAGGCGTGGATCACGCCGAAGGAAGCGGCCACTCTGTATGCCAGCGACGCCGTCGCGTGGACGCTGGGAGAGCCGTGCATGGTTCTGCGCGGCGGTATCCAGCGCGTCAGCGGCCTGCAGTCGCGCATCGAACTGCACCCGATCATCGCGGTGCGTGGCGCCGTGCCCTCACGCGCCTGGCGACAGGCGCCGGCGCTGTCGAACATCAAGCTGTTCGTGCGCGACCGCCACGTCTGCGCCTACTGCGGCGGCGTGTTCCCGCCCGACGACCTGACACGCGAGCACATCGTGCCGACCTCGCGCGGCGGCGTCGACAGCTGGATGAACTGCATCACGGCCTGTCGCAGCTGCAACGGCCGCAAGGGCAACCGCCTGCTGGAAGAAACCCGCATGGAGCTGCTCTACCTGCCCTACGTGCCGAACCTGCACGAGGACATGATCCTGCGCGGGCGCCGGATCGTGGTCGACCAGATGGAGTTCCTGCTCGCCTGCGTGCCGCGCCACAGTCGCCTGCACGGCTGAATCGCAGGTGTACGGCGCCGCAGCCGTGCATGGCCGCGATGCGCAGCGGCGATCAGGGTCAACGGACACCCGGTGCTGCGACGTTAGGATGAGACACGCCCGCATCACCCCGGAGGGGGTTCGACCATGAAATCCCGCCTGATTGCCCTTGCCACCGCGCTCGCGCTCGCCGCCTGCAGCACCACCAGCCCCGACGTCGTGCAGCCGCGCGATGCGCAGCGGCTGTCGACCGTGCAGGACGCGGTGGTCCTGAGTGTCAGGCCGGTGGTGGTGGAGGGCCAGCAGAGCGGCGCCGGCGCGGTCGCTGGCGGGGTCGTCGGCGGCATTGCCGGCGGATCGGTGGGCGGCCGGCGCGAAGGCGCGGCGGTGGCGGTGATCGGCGCGGTGGCCGGCGCGGTGATCGGCAACACGATGGAGCGCTTCGGCACGCGCGAAGAGGCGGTCGAGATCCTGCTGCAACTGCCGAACGGCGAGCGCCGGTCGATGGTGCAGGCGAAGGGCACCGAATCCCTGGCCGCGGGCGACGCCGTGATCCTGGTGACCAGTGGTGGCAGAACCCGTGTCACGCGGGCGCCGCAGGTCGCACCGACGCCCCGCACGCCCTGAACCCGCAGGGCGCGGGCCGGGTCAGGCGGGGCGGCGAGCGGGAGCGGATCAGCCCGCGCTGCGCAGCTGCTCTTCGAGTTCGGTGCAGGTCGGTGCGCAGACCAGCTGCGACTTGCCGAGCAGCTTGCGGGTCTTCAGTTGCGAGCGGGCGCGGTGCTTGCCGCACAGGAAACACGACATCGTCGCGGCCGAGTGCGTGCCGGCGGAGCCGAAGGGTGAACCGGGCGTCTTGCTGAGGTAGCGCAGGCCATCGGTGTCGATGGAGGTCTTGACAGAATCTTTGCTCATGGATGGACTTCGGACGCGGGTTGAATGATCGCGGCGTGCAGGAAAGGTTCGATGACGAACCGATCGACACAATAAATGAAGTTGACGCTCACTGCTGATGCAAGGTTGAACCGGTTTGCACAGTCGTGAGCGCGCAACGTGTGGAAAAAATCCGGCGGCAGCCCTCCCCGTTACAGGAAACGCTCCAGCAATCGACGCGAACCGCGATCGAGAGCCGGCATGTCCCGGACCAGAAACTGGACGCCGTGCGCACTGCCGATCAGCAGCGCGCCACCCGGCAGGCGCCGGATGTCTTCTTCCACCTTGAGGACCAAGGTGGTGACGCCGCGGTCGGTTTCAACCTCCCAGGTGCTCGGAGTGGAAAAAGTCGAAACCGAGACCACCCGGCGGATGACCGGCATGAACTCGCGTGCCGCCAGTTCGGCCTCGATCAGCTGGCGCTGCGCCGGGCCGAGCTCGTCGATGCGCTCGAACCAGGCCAGCTCGTGACCATCGGCACTGACCAGCGACAGGCCCTCGCCCGGCGCGACGAGCGGGAAAGCCCGCACCGGCACGACGCCGGTGTGCACGGTGCCGGCAGCGTCGGTGTAGACCAGTCGCCCCTGCGCGTTGCGGCTGAGCAGGAAGTCAGGGGCGCCCGTCGCGGGCTCCCGGGATGTCGGCGGATTCGTCATCGCGGGCCCTCAGTCCTGGCCGGCCGGGTGGGCCGCATGGGTGGGTGCGGGCACGGTCTCGCGGTCGTCACCATCGTCGTCGACCCGCCGCGCCTGTGCTTCGTAGAGCCGCCAGTACGCACCCTGGCGGGCCATCAGTTCGTCGTGCGGCCCGACCTCGACCACCCGGCCGCGCTCCATCACGACCAGCCGGTCGGCCTTGCGCAGGGTCGACAGCCGGTGCGCGATGGCGATGGTGGTGCGGCCCTGCACCAGGTTGTCGAGCGCCTTCTGGATCTCTTTTTCGGTCTCGGTGTCGACCGACGAGGTGGCCTCGTCGAGGATCAGCACGCGCGGGTCGATCAGCAGCGCGCGCGCGATCGAGATGCGCTGGCGCTCGCCCCCCGACAGGCCCTGGCCGCGTTCGCCGACCAGCGAGTCGTAGCCCAGCGGCAGCCGCAGGATGAACTCGTGCGCGTGCGCGGCGCGCGCCGCGGCGACGATCTCGGCCCGGCTCGCGTCAGGGCGGCCGTAGGCGATGTTCTCGGCGATGGTGCCGAAGAACAGGAACGGCTCCTGCAGCACCAGGCCGATGTGACGGCGGTAGTCGGCCACCGCGAAGCGGCGGATGTCGACGCCATCGACGCGGATGGCGCCGTCGCTGACGTCGTAGAAGCGGCAGATCAGGTTCACCAGCGTGCTCTTGCCCGAGCCGCTGTGGCCGACCAGGCCGATCATCTCGCCGGGCCGGATCTCGAGGTCGAGGCCACGGATCACCGCCCGGTTGCCGTAGCGGAAGCCGACCGATTCCATCGTCACGCGGCCCTGCAGCGCGCCGATCGGCACCGGCTGGGTGGGCTCGGGCACGTTCGAGACGTGGTCGAGGATGTCGAAGATGCGCTTGGCGCCCGAGGCCGCCTTCTGCGTCACCGAGACGATGCGGCTCATCGAGTCGAGCCGGCCGTAGAAGCGGCCGATGTAGGCGATGAAGGCGGTCAGCACGCCGACCGTGATCTCGCCGCGGCTGACCTGCCAGATGCCGAAGGCCCAGACCACCAGCAGGCCGATGTCGGTCAGCAGCGACACGGTCGGGCTGAACAGGCTCCAGGTCTTGTTCAGCTTGTCGTTGACGGCCAGGTTCTGCTGGTTGGCGTCGCGAAAGCGCCGGGCCTCGCGGCCTTCCTGGGCAAACGCCTTGACGACGCGGATGCCGGGGATGGTGTCGGCCAGCACGTTGGTGACGTCGCCCCAGACCCGGTCGATCTTCTCGAAGCCGTGGCGCAGGCGGTCGCGCACGACGTGGATCATCCAGCCGATGAAGGGCAGCGGCAGCAGCGTGACCAGCGCCAGCCAGGGGTTGACCGAGAACAGGATGGTCGCGGTCATCGCCAGCATCAGCACGTCGGTGATGAAGTCGAGCGCGTGCAGCGACAGGAAGACCGAGATGCGGTCGGTCTCGGAGCCGATGCGCGCCATCAGGTCGCCGGTGCGCTTGGCGCCGAAGTAGTCGAGCGACAGCGTCAGCAGGTGCTCGAAGGCGCTGGTGCGCAGGTCGGCGGCGATGCGCTCGGACACCAGCGCCAGCAGCCAGGTGCGCGCCCAGCCCAGGCTCCAGGCCAGCAGCGCCGAGCCCAGCAGGCCCGACAGCAGCAGCATCACGTAGCCGGGGTCGATGCGCTGGCCGTTCTGGAACGGGATCAGCACGTTGTCCATCAGCGGGATGGTCAGGTAGGGCGGCACCAGCGTGGCGGCGGTCGACGCCAGCGTCAGCATGAAACCGATGATCAGCTGCCAGCGGTAGGGCTTGGCGAAGCGGCCCAGGCGCAGCAGCACCCAGGTCGACGGCGGCGTCTGCAGCTCGCGGGCGCAGACCGGGCACTCCTCGCTGTCCTCGGGCATCGGCGACGAGCAGATCGGGCAGGTCGCCGTGTCTTCGGCCGGCGCCGGCGTGTGCCGGTGATCGAGCGACGCGATCTGCCGCTCGAACTGCTCGACCAGCCGCACCGCCTGCACCTGCAGGCCGAGCGTGTAGCGCCAGACCGCCAGCAACGCCGCGTCGTCGTGCAGCTCGAGCTGGCCGACGCCGGCGTGATCGCTCAGCCGCAGCGCCAGTCCCGGACGCAGCGTGAAGCTGCGCCAGCCGGCATCGCCCGCCTCGCGGGCGTGCAGCGAGCGGCTGCCCAGCACCAGCTGCCCGGTACCGAAGTGCATCCGGGCATCCAGGTCAACCTGGAACGAGGCCAGCACGTTCTCGTCTGCGGACAGCGGCGCTCGCGCATCGATTCCGCCGGAATCCGCAAGTGGCTGTGTGACGTCGACTGGATGAAGAGGGTGCATGAGGTGTGCTTGCGGCGGGCCGGTCGGGAACAATCCGGATCCTGGGCCGAATCGGCGATTTTCGCCCAAGCGCCTACAACGCTCGAAACGACCGTCTCGCCGACGTCAGGCCGGCACCACATTGACAGGCGCACAATCGTGCGCCGCTCCAGGCAACGCTTTCGTCACGCCCGCCCAGGGCCGAGATTCCGACCTCATGAGCCTCAAAGAAGACATCAAACTGCTGCGCATCAACTACCTGCGCGGCCCCAACGTCTGGACCTACCGACCGGTGCTGGAAGTCTGGCTCGATCTCGGTGAGCTCGAAGACCATCCCTCCCACCTGCTGCCCGGTTTCAACGACCGGCTGACGGCGATGCTGCCGGCGCTGGTCGAGCACCACTGCGGTGTCGGCGAGCGCGGCGGTTTCCTGCAGCGGCTGCAGGAAGGCACCTGGATGGGCCATGTGCTCGAGCACGTGGTGATCGAGCTGCTCAACCTGTCGGGCATGCCGACCGGCTTCGGCCAGACCCGCAGCACCTCGCGGCGCGGCGTCTACCGGATGGTGTTCCGGGCCCGCGACGAGCAGGTCGCCCGCACCGCGCTGGCCAACGCGCATGCGCTGCTGATGGCGGCGATCAACGACCAGCCGTTCGACGTCGACGCCGCCGTCACGCAGGTGCGCGAGCGCATCGACGAGTGCTTCCTCGGCCCCAGCACCGCCTGCATCGTCGCCGCGGCGACCGATCGGCGCATCCCGCACATCCGCCTCAACGACGGCAACCTGGTGCAGCTCGGCTACGGCTCGGCGCAGCGCCGCATCTGGACCGCCGAGACCGACCTCACCAGCGCCATCGCCGAGGGCATCGCCGGCGACAAGGACCTGACCAAGGCGCTGCTGCGCGCGGTCGGCGTGCCGGTGCCCGAAGGCCAGGTCGCCGCCGACCCGGCCGCCGCCTGGGAGATCGCGCAGGACATCGGCCTGCCGGTGGTGGTCAAGCCGACCGACGCCAACCACGGCCGCGGCGTCAGCCTCGACCTCGGCAACCGGCAGGACGTCGAATCCGCCTGGGGCGTGGCGCGCGCCGAAGGCAGCGAGGTGATCGTCGAACGCTACGTGCGCGGCGACGAGCACCGCGTGCTGGTCGTCGACGGACAGGTGGTGGCCGCCGCCCGCGGCGAAAGCCTGTGGATCACCGGCGACGGCCACGGCAGCGTCGTGCAGCTGATCGACAGCCAGCTCAACATCGATCCGCGCCGCGGCGACGCCGAGGAGTTCCCGCTCGAGACCATCCGCCTCGACCGCGAGCCGGTGATCCGCCTGCTGCTGGAGCGCCAGGGCCTCGACGGCACGTCGGTGCCGGAGGCCGGCCGGCGGATCCTGATCCAGCGCAACGGCAACGTCTCGATCGACTGCACCGACCAGGTGCACCCCGAGGTCGAACACGCCGTCTCGCTGGCCGCGCGGGTGATCGGCCTGGACATCGCCGGCGTCGATCTGGTCTGCGAGGACATCTCGCGCCCGCTGCAGGAGCAGGGCGGCGCGATCGTCGAGGTCAACGCCGGCCCCGGCCTGCTGATGCACCTGAAGCCGGCCGAAGGTACGCCGCGGCCGGTCGGCCAGGCGATCGTCAACCACCTGTTCGCCGAAGACGCTTCGGGCCGCATCCCGATCGTCGGCATCGCCGGCTCGGTCGACACCCACCGCATCGCCCGCCTGGTGGCGTGGCTGGTGCACCTGAGCGGGCGCCACGTCGGCCTGGCCTGCGGCGACGGCCTGTTCCTCGGCAACCGCCAGGTCGAGCGGCGCGACGGCGCCAACTGGTCGGCCGGCCACCGGCTGCTGATCAACCGCGAGGTGCAGGCGGTGGTGCTCGAGAACGGTGCCGCCAGCATCCTGCAGGACGGCCTGGCCTACGACCGCTGCCAGGTCGGCGTGATCACCGACCTCGGTGGCGCCGAGGCCCTGGCCGCGCACGACATCCAGACCTCCGACCAGCTGGTGCGGGTGCTGCGAACGCAGATGGACGTGGTGCTGTCGGACGGCGTGGGCGTGCTCAACGCCGCCGACGAACGCATCGCCGAACTCGCCAGCCTGTGCGACGGCGAGGTGCTCCTCTACGCCGACGACGGACAGAACGCCGCGCTGCGCGAACACCGCGGCGCGGGCGGGCGGGCGGTGTTCCTGCGTGACCGGCGCCTGGTGCTGGCCACGGGCACCAGCGAGACGCTCGGCCCGCCGCTGCACAGCGGGCGCCGGCGCGGCGCGGCGCTCAGCGCCGGCGTGCTGCTGGCCGCCGTCGCCACCGCCTGGGGCCTGGGCATCGCCCCCGAACTGATCGCCGCCGGCATCGAGACCTTCGATCCCGACCTGGCCATGACCGCCCCCGGCCAGCACTGAGCCCACCGACTCCCCTGCCTTTCATCGGATCGACTCCGACACACGCTGATGGACCTCACCCGCATCCGGGCCCTGCGCGGCCCCAACCTCTGGAGCCGACACACCGCGATCGAAGCGATCGTGCGCTGTGAAGGCGACGAGGTCGACATCTCACGGCTGGCCGGTTTCGAGCCGCGCCTGCGCGCGCTGTTCCCGGGCATCGGCGCGCTGCCTGCCAGCGGCCAGCGCGGCGTGCTGTCGCTCGCCCACGTGCTCGAAAGCGCAGCCCTGGCGCTGCAGAACCAGGCCGGCTGCCTGGTGACATTCAGCCGCACTTCGGCCACGCTGGAGACCGGCGTCTACCAGATGGTCGTCGAGTACAGCGAGGAGCCGGTCGGCCGCCTGGCGCTCGAACTGGCCGAACAGCTGGTGCGCGCCGCGCTCGAACTGGCCGGCCAAGGCAGTTTCGACGTGACGGCCGCACTGGCCCGCCTGCGCGAGATCGACGAGGACGTGCGCCTGGGCCCGTCCACCGGCTCGATCGTCGACGCCGCCGCCGCCCGCGGCATCCCGTGGCGGCGCCTGACGCAGGGCAGCCTGGTGCAGTTCGGCTGGGGCGCGCGCGCGCGCCGCATCTGGGCCGCCGAGGTCGACTCGACCAGCGCGGTCAGCGAGTCGATCGCGCAGGACAAGGACCTGAGCAAACGCCTGCTCGCCGCCGCCGGCGTGCCGGTGCCGATCGGCCGGCCGGTCACCAGCGTCGACGACGCCTGGGCCGTGGCGCAGGAGATCGGCCTGCCGGTGGTGCTCAAGCCGCAGGACGGCAACCAGGGCAAGGGCGTGACGGTCAACATCGTCGACCGCGCCCACCTTGAAATCGCCTACGCCGCCGCCGCCGAGATCGGCGAGGTGATGGTCGAGAAATTCCTGCCCGGCGCCGACTACCGCCTGCTGGTGGTCGGCAACCAGCTGATCGCCGCGGCCCGGCGCGACCCGCCGCACGTCAGCGGCGACGGCGTGCACAGCGTGCGCGAGCTGGTCGAGATCGTCAACGCCGACCCCAGGCGCGGCGACGGCCACGCCACCTCGCTGACCAAGATCCGCTTCGACGAGATCGCCGTGGCGCGCCTGGCGATCCAGGGCCTGACGCCCGAGTCGGTGCCTCCCAAGGGCCAGCGCGTGATCCTGCGCAACAACGCCAACCTGAGCACCGGCGGCACCGCCACCGACGTGACCGACGACGTGCACCCCGAGGTCGCCGCGCGTGCGGTGGCGGCGGCGCAGATGGTCGGCCTGGAGATCTGCGGCGTCGACGTGGTCTGCGAAAGCGTGCTGCGCCCGCTCGAGGACCAGAGCGGCGGCATCGTCGAGGTCAATGCCGCGCCCGGCCTGCGCATGCACCTGTCGCCGTCCTACGGCAAGGGCCGCAACGTCGGCGAGGCGATGATCAACCACCTGTTCGGTGTGCCCGGCCACGGCCACGACGGCCGCATCCCGCTGGTCGCCGTCACCGGCACCAACGGCAAGACCACCGCCACCCGCCTGATCGCGCACATCCTGGCCACCAGCGGCCTGCGGGTGGGCATGACCAACACCGACGGCGTCTACGTCAACGGCCGCCAGATCGACAGCGGCGACTGCTCGGGCCCCAAGAGCGCGCGCAACGTGCTGATGCACCCCGACGTCGACGCCGCGGTGTTCGAGACCGCGCGCGGCGGCGTGCTGCGCGAGGGCCTCGGTTTCGACCGCTGCCAGGTCGCGGTGGTCACCAACATCGGCGCGGGCGATCACCTCGGCCTGAACTACATCACCACGGTCGAGGACCTGGCGGTGCTCAAGCGCGTGATCGTGCAGAACGTCGCCGCCAGCGGCTACGCGGTGCTCAACGCCGCCGACCCGATCTGCGCGGCGATGGCCACCACCTGCCCCGGCCAGGTGATCTTCTTCGCCGCCGACCGCCAGCACCCGGTGATGGCGACGCACCGCGCGCAAGGCAAGCGCTGCGTGTTCGTCGACGGCGA
This portion of the Leptothrix cholodnii SP-6 genome encodes:
- a CDS encoding TetR/AcrR family transcriptional regulator; this translates as MTSTSLEQRKSRAGARSAQKGQQTRASILDAALALSSQKGLEGLSIGALAEVTGMSKSGVFAHFGSREELQISVIREYHNRFEEEIFYPAIREPRGLGRLVAMFDRWIRRVTVEIDSGCIYISGAVEFDDRPGPVRDALADMVRTWHAALHRAIEIAREVGDLRPDTDARQMAFEMHGLILALHHDARFLREPGAVERARRGFEHMLARYAVAPADGSR
- a CDS encoding DUF1854 domain-containing protein, producing MTNPPTSREPATGAPDFLLSRNAQGRLVYTDAAGTVHTGVVPVRAFPLVAPGEGLSLVSADGHELAWFERIDELGPAQRQLIEAELAAREFMPVIRRVVSVSTFSTPSTWEVETDRGVTTLVLKVEEDIRRLPGGALLIGSAHGVQFLVRDMPALDRGSRRLLERFL
- a CDS encoding ABC transporter ATP-binding protein yields the protein MHPLHPVDVTQPLADSGGIDARAPLSADENVLASFQVDLDARMHFGTGQLVLGSRSLHAREAGDAGWRSFTLRPGLALRLSDHAGVGQLELHDDAALLAVWRYTLGLQVQAVRLVEQFERQIASLDHRHTPAPAEDTATCPICSSPMPEDSEECPVCARELQTPPSTWVLLRLGRFAKPYRWQLIIGFMLTLASTAATLVPPYLTIPLMDNVLIPFQNGQRIDPGYVMLLLSGLLGSALLAWSLGWARTWLLALVSERIAADLRTSAFEHLLTLSLDYFGAKRTGDLMARIGSETDRISVFLSLHALDFITDVLMLAMTATILFSVNPWLALVTLLPLPFIGWMIHVVRDRLRHGFEKIDRVWGDVTNVLADTIPGIRVVKAFAQEGREARRFRDANQQNLAVNDKLNKTWSLFSPTVSLLTDIGLLVVWAFGIWQVSRGEITVGVLTAFIAYIGRFYGRLDSMSRIVSVTQKAASGAKRIFDILDHVSNVPEPTQPVPIGALQGRVTMESVGFRYGNRAVIRGLDLEIRPGEMIGLVGHSGSGKSTLVNLICRFYDVSDGAIRVDGVDIRRFAVADYRRHIGLVLQEPFLFFGTIAENIAYGRPDASRAEIVAAARAAHAHEFILRLPLGYDSLVGERGQGLSGGERQRISIARALLIDPRVLILDEATSSVDTETEKEIQKALDNLVQGRTTIAIAHRLSTLRKADRLVVMERGRVVEVGPHDELMARQGAYWRLYEAQARRVDDDGDDRETVPAPTHAAHPAGQD
- a CDS encoding glycine zipper 2TM domain-containing protein → MKSRLIALATALALAACSTTSPDVVQPRDAQRLSTVQDAVVLSVRPVVVEGQQSGAGAVAGGVVGGIAGGSVGGRREGAAVAVIGAVAGAVIGNTMERFGTREEAVEILLQLPNGERRSMVQAKGTESLAAGDAVILVTSGGRTRVTRAPQVAPTPRTP
- a CDS encoding HNH endonuclease; this translates as MDVLQLDVSGRPQAWITPKEAATLYASDAVAWTLGEPCMVLRGGIQRVSGLQSRIELHPIIAVRGAVPSRAWRQAPALSNIKLFVRDRHVCAYCGGVFPPDDLTREHIVPTSRGGVDSWMNCITACRSCNGRKGNRLLEETRMELLYLPYVPNLHEDMILRGRRIVVDQMEFLLACVPRHSRLHG
- the cphA gene encoding cyanophycin synthetase yields the protein MDLTRIRALRGPNLWSRHTAIEAIVRCEGDEVDISRLAGFEPRLRALFPGIGALPASGQRGVLSLAHVLESAALALQNQAGCLVTFSRTSATLETGVYQMVVEYSEEPVGRLALELAEQLVRAALELAGQGSFDVTAALARLREIDEDVRLGPSTGSIVDAAAARGIPWRRLTQGSLVQFGWGARARRIWAAEVDSTSAVSESIAQDKDLSKRLLAAAGVPVPIGRPVTSVDDAWAVAQEIGLPVVLKPQDGNQGKGVTVNIVDRAHLEIAYAAAAEIGEVMVEKFLPGADYRLLVVGNQLIAAARRDPPHVSGDGVHSVRELVEIVNADPRRGDGHATSLTKIRFDEIAVARLAIQGLTPESVPPKGQRVILRNNANLSTGGTATDVTDDVHPEVAARAVAAAQMVGLEICGVDVVCESVLRPLEDQSGGIVEVNAAPGLRMHLSPSYGKGRNVGEAMINHLFGVPGHGHDGRIPLVAVTGTNGKTTATRLIAHILATSGLRVGMTNTDGVYVNGRQIDSGDCSGPKSARNVLMHPDVDAAVFETARGGVLREGLGFDRCQVAVVTNIGAGDHLGLNYITTVEDLAVLKRVIVQNVAASGYAVLNAADPICAAMATTCPGQVIFFAADRQHPVMATHRAQGKRCVFVDGDQLVAAEGAWRESVSLRDIPITRGGLIGFQVENAMAAVAAAWGVGLDWDAVRRGLASFVNDADNAPGRFNVLDYRGATVIADYGHNPDAMRALVSAVDALPGKRRSVVISGAGDRRDEDIREQTQILGQAFDDVILFQDACQRGREDGEVLRLLREGLSDATRTRRVDEIYGEFIAIDAALERLEPGDLCLVLVDQVEEALAHLTQRINGTPVAG
- the cphA gene encoding cyanophycin synthetase, yielding MSLKEDIKLLRINYLRGPNVWTYRPVLEVWLDLGELEDHPSHLLPGFNDRLTAMLPALVEHHCGVGERGGFLQRLQEGTWMGHVLEHVVIELLNLSGMPTGFGQTRSTSRRGVYRMVFRARDEQVARTALANAHALLMAAINDQPFDVDAAVTQVRERIDECFLGPSTACIVAAATDRRIPHIRLNDGNLVQLGYGSAQRRIWTAETDLTSAIAEGIAGDKDLTKALLRAVGVPVPEGQVAADPAAAWEIAQDIGLPVVVKPTDANHGRGVSLDLGNRQDVESAWGVARAEGSEVIVERYVRGDEHRVLVVDGQVVAAARGESLWITGDGHGSVVQLIDSQLNIDPRRGDAEEFPLETIRLDREPVIRLLLERQGLDGTSVPEAGRRILIQRNGNVSIDCTDQVHPEVEHAVSLAARVIGLDIAGVDLVCEDISRPLQEQGGAIVEVNAGPGLLMHLKPAEGTPRPVGQAIVNHLFAEDASGRIPIVGIAGSVDTHRIARLVAWLVHLSGRHVGLACGDGLFLGNRQVERRDGANWSAGHRLLINREVQAVVLENGAASILQDGLAYDRCQVGVITDLGGAEALAAHDIQTSDQLVRVLRTQMDVVLSDGVGVLNAADERIAELASLCDGEVLLYADDGQNAALREHRGAGGRAVFLRDRRLVLATGTSETLGPPLHSGRRRGAALSAGVLLAAVATAWGLGIAPELIAAGIETFDPDLAMTAPGQH